tcctttcttcttaTTCACTTCTAAAACCACGTTATTGGAGAACTTCCTGATTAATGGTCCAGATAACGAAGCTGTAGCAACATCACTTTAAATGTTTAATACGCAATACTTAGAAAGGCTCACTGATTGCAGGAGGAGTTTTAAAAAGTTGTGAAAGAACAATCACTAAATGCATTGACAACATATGTGTTAAGTGAACAGTATGTACCAAAATGGACAGATGAGAGGTGTACATTGCGGTATGAGTTGATAATCTAGGAGTTTGCGGGACTAGAAGgtttatggaaaagaaaaaggaagaacatgcaaacaaattaaaaaacactgAGAAGCATCTAAAGCCTGTTTGGAAATAGAGAGGAAGAATACATATTGGATTACCCTTTGTTTGTATTTTCCCTCAGAGTTAGACTTTAAGTGCTGTGACCTTCCTCACTCTGCAAACCTACTTTGAATTCTTTACATACGATAATGTCTATGCAGCTTGTTCTCTATAGGATGTTCACAGGGAACCATATAAGCATGGTTCCATACATAGATTTTGAGTGAATACTTGTAACTTTGGTTTCCTTCTCTCCATtaccttttataaataaaaaggctGTAGTACACATCCTTGATGGCAGCAAGTAGCAAACGTGCTGGGGAGACTAGATCTTGCTCTCGAATCTGTCCTGGGATGCAAGTGCCTCTACGAATGTGGTGTAGAAGCTACAAATGTGGTATAGAAGACGGCTTCAAAGAGGAAAGGAATATAGGTAAAAATCTGGGGTTTTATGGGAGAAATAGGTGGCAAAGAAAATTTCAGTCTTGAACAGGATCAGCAGATAGCACAATGTGGTCAGCCTGCAAACCCAGAGGTAAGTATTATTCTCCTCTGTTTATAatcccagggaggagaggtgacATGCCTGCCGTCATGGAACTTAGCAAAGAAAAAGCTTAGCTCAGGCCTTCGTTAGGTCTCTCCTTCCTTCTAGCACATTGGCCAATTGTATGAGGAAAGTAGAGGTGGAGTTGGGTTCATGTACAACAATATGGCATTCAGCTAGAGTGGATGAGGACAGAAAGTTTTATGACTCAGCGGGGGTAAGATAGGAAAGGATCATTGTTCCCAATCAAGAAAGAGAGCCCTGGACAACCAGTTAGAGAATCCCCCGATTATCTCTCTGACATAAGTCACTGAAACTGAGATCTAAGGCAGGTCCTCTGTGAGTCATAAGCACTTAACCCAGTGGGGAGATCCCAGAACAGGATATTTCCTAGTTTGAGAATCCCTCTCATGCCAGATATGGatacatttgcattttcctttggACGTTGCTGGACGAGCCCACTTTTAGGCAGTTCCACTACCCACTGGGTGGGGCAGCAAGTCCTATAAAGAGGTTCCCTGCTGCAcgactcttgaactcctggtacTCTAGCACTGACCTGCTTTGGAGAACCTGGTGAGTGTGAGTCCTTAAGTTCCTCAGTTCTTTGTGCCCTGAAATGTTGAATTTAATGTGAAAACAGCAAGTTTGGTTGATACAATTCTGTGACCATGGGTTTGACGTTACTTAGTAGATGGAAATTTAGAATTAGAGTACGGTGCTACGTTATTTTAGCTTGTTTCTCGTATACAGTTACATGTCCATATGGACAGAGAATTTAATAGGAAAGCTTtgaattgaagaagaaaaaagaacaaaatattttttccccatgttttcctGGTGTCTTTTTCAAAGGTTTGTGTCTTAACAGGTGCCAAGAGCCTACAATCCTTCCCAAACAGCCCTTTGTTCTGTGCTCAAATCAACCCACTGGGACTTTACTACAGATAATGATAATAGAAATGGCTTGTGAGATTGCTTATGGTATCTGAACTTGTCACTGCCTTTCCTAAAGATGTTATTTTCACAGAGATGACATGCTTGGTTCATTACTACAgagatattttccttggaaaAATTGTATGAGAAAACACCAGATTTCCCAGGGCcaaggaagcaatttgctaaagTGGAAGGGAGAAATGAGGGAGTCTTGAAAAGGCAGTTAagagtttaaataatttcttgGAGAGGGAGcaataatatttcatggtattACATAAGCATTGGCTTCTCTCTCTGGAGGAGTTCCTTCCCGTGAACACTGTCATATCATTTCTTTCAGATTCTGAGACTCCAGCAGGATGTCTTATCAACAGCAGCAGTGCAAGCAGCCCTGCCAGCCACCTCCTGTGTGCCCCACGCCAAAGTGCCCAGAGCCATGTCCACCCCCGAAGTGCCCTGAGCCCTGCCCACCACCGAAGTGTCCACAGCCCTCCCCACCTCAGCAGTGCCAGCAGAAATATCCTCCTGTGAcaccttccccaccctgccagcCAAAGTATCCACCCAAGAGCAAGTAACAGCCTCAGGATTCATCAGGATCATGAAAGGATAAGGATATTTGGCTCACCTCGTTCCACAGCTCCACCTGCATCTTCTCATCAAAGCCTTCCATGGATACACAGGGAGCTTCTTTCTCTTTAACCTGTGACCTGCCCGTGATGATCCGTGACAGCGAAAGGTTTCCTTTCTGAGGTTGCCCATACTGCCACTGTCCATGTGAAGCTGAGAAAAGGAAGTCCTGGGCTGTGCCAGCTCCCAGAGCTTCAGAAGAAAGAGCAACAGCTGTCACCCTGGGAACCATCAGAGAATTCTGTTGATGTTTCCTGTGTCTGTCTGTCCCCTGGGCATAAGCTTCAACCACCTGTGCAGTTGTCACTTTCCTTTCACTACCTGAATAAAGTATCTATGCAtaatatttgtgaatgaatatTTTGTTCCCTTCAAATCTGCTTTATTAGTAATATTATATGATCATTTGGATTTAGTTCTACCTTTCTCTTATCTCCAGGACCAGGATTTCACAAATATTGTTATCTGAATTTTGGGTCATATCGAACAAATCAATCAGAATTTTAATCTCTTCATtccaaaatgtggaaaataatatttatatcacAAACTTATCTTGGGCATAAAATGGAATTAATATCAGGAATTTGGTTGACACAATTCCTGACATATCATTACTACTCATTTGATAGTAGTCTATTAGCAGCAATACATCATcatgaaaacagaactaccatttgacccagcaatctcactgttgggtatatacccaaaggaatataaattgttctaccataaagacacaagcaAGTGTATATTTATCGCAGCcatattcactatagcaaaggcatagaatcaacctaaatgcccatcggTAGTAGAGTGGACTTAAAAAAGTGATAAATATACACCATTAATTctacacagctataaaaaaaatcagatcatgTCTGTCGTAGCAATGTGGAtcgaactggaggccattatcctaagccaatgaaatcagaaacagaaaacctaataccatgtgtacagccattatggaaaacagtatgaaagcTCCTCAAAagttagaaatagaaataatatatgatCTTGCAAACCCATTAcagggtgtatacccaaaagagaTGAAATTAGTATGTCAGAAAGATATTTGCATTCCCCtgtttatcacagcactttgcacaatagccaagatatggaatccacCTAAGTGTCCAGTAACGGATAAATTGATTAGGAAAATATGGTTTATATACACAGCAGAAcactattcagcaatgaaaagaatataatattatttgtgacaacatggatgaacctacaggacattatgttaaatgaaataagtaagacacagaaagacaaatattgtaagTTCTCTTTCACATGTTGGAGCTAATAAAGTTACTCTCATGAAGGTAGAgggtagaacagtggttaccagggattAGGGAGtatgaggggagggagggaaggatggggagaggttagttaatgggtacaaagttataATTAAATGGGTATAaagttgcaaataaataaatataataatgaattataatttttatttataattaaactataaaattaatttattacaacaacaaaatacaaataatacaaattaattatgattaaataataattaaatgggtacaaagttacaattaaattaaaaagttacaattgaatacatataattacatatacaccatggaatgctacatagccatgaaaaaggaagaaatcatgtcctttgcagcaacatgaatgaagctgAAGGGCATTATCCTGAATAAATTAAtatgagaacagaaaaccaaataccagatgttctcacttatgaatgGAAGCTAAACATTTGgtactcatgaacataaagatggcaattaaaaggaatgaaatactgatacatgttacaacaaaaatcagtatttaaaatattatgctaagttaaagaagccagactcaaaggACCGAATAttgtataatattatttatatgaaatgtccagaataggcaaatttatagaaCCAGAAAGTAGGCTTGTGATTTCTTGGGGTCCAGGGGCAGGGGAATGAGGATTGACAACTCATCGGTATGGAGTTATCTGGAGGAGTGATTAAAGgattctgaaattagatactggTGATAATTGTGTAACTGTGAACCTACTAAGTACTATTGAATGTACACTtcaaaagggtgaattttatggtatgtaaattctgtgtcaataaaagtattttaaaaacaaagaaaatgggctttcttttaaacataagtgCAAGGGTATACAGGGAAACCAAAAATCTGCAAAGTTGGGAAACTTGATCACTTCTAAATAGAAAGATACAATTGAGAATAATTTTGAGAGACAGAAGTTCATTAAAACTCAGGTTTGGAGTTAAGATTAGATTAAGTTTTAATGTCATCACATCtaagtttatttttccaaataatgtcAAAGAAGCCACAGTTGAGGAAGAAAGACatggaaaaaggaaggaataaataagCGCAAGAATTTCATCTGTGAAAGAAATGTGGGTATAGTTACTAGCATATAGAACCGGCTAGAAGAAAATAGATTAGAAATCTACTAAATTTTTGAGGAATCATATTCCCAAGGTAAGCACAAGCTagatcttaaaacaaaacaaaaggaaatgaagCAAAACAGCTTTCTAAGAGCCTTAAACCACACTTTGTTAGAAAGTGAGCTGCATTCTTCCCATCCATGGACAtggaattttttccatttgtttgtgttatctatgatttctttcagcagtgctttATAGTTCTCCCTGTAGGGATGTTGTATATTCtccctttcacctccttgattatatgtattcctagttattttttttccatggctattgtaaatgggattccATTTTCAACTTGACTCTCAGATTGAACATTATTGATGTatacaaatgctactgattttgtacattgttaaatggctatactgcccaaagcaacctacagattcaacactattcctttCAAACTATGAACGCTGttttttgcagaattagaaaaacctattctaaaatccatataaaaccaaaagagagctcaaatagctaaagcaatcctaaacaaaaagaacaaaactggaggcatcacattacctgccTTTAAGCTATACTATAatgctacaataaccaaaacagcatggtactgaaacaaaaacagacacatagaccaatggaacagaatggagaacccagaaataaagctgtacacctacaaccatctaattGTAGACAATGTCAACAAAAATGAGCAACAGGGAAAGAACTCTTTATtagataaatggtgctgggatagctggctagccatgtgcagaagaatgaaactggacctctatCTTTCACCATCtgcaaaagttaactcaagatggattaaagatttaaatgtaaagccTCAAAtataagaatcctagaaaaaaacataggaaacaccattctggacactGGTCTTGGGAAAGAGTTTATGACCAAGTTCTTAACAAGAATTGCAATGAAACTAAAAGTTGACAAGTGGGacttagttaaactaaagagcctcttcACAGCAAGAGGAACtttcaacagagcaaacagacaacctacttAATGGGAGAAGATATCTGTAaattatctgacaaaggtctaatatcctgaatctaaaagaaatttaaacaacataacaagcaaaaaccaaacaatcacattaaaaggtgggcaaaagataggaacagacatttctcaaaagaagacatagaagtggccaaaaaacatgaaaaaatgctcaacatcactaattaccaCAGAAATGTAAGTCAAAACCACCATAAGatcccacaccagttagaatggctactatttaaaaagtcaaaaaccaacAGTTGCTgccaaggctgtggagaaaagagaatgtttaTACACagttgatgggaatataaattagttcagtcattgtggaaagcaatttggagatttctaaAAGAACTTAAAAGGGAGctaccatttcacccagcaattccattactgagtatatatacaaaagaaaatagattattttaccaaaaagacacatccgcttgtatgttcattgccgcgttattcacaatagcaaagtcatggaatcaacctaggtgcccatcaacagtggactggataaagaaaatgtggcacatatacaccatggaatgctacacagccggaaaaaagaattaaatcatgtTCTTTGgagtaacatggatggagctggaggccactgtcctaagcaaattaatgtgaGAACAGAAAACTacataccacatgttttcacttacaaaTGGGTGCTGAAcatgggtactcatggacataaagatggcaacaatagacacagGTGAGTAATAGAGGGGAAAGAGACAGAGGTGGgtatgggttgaaaaactacctattggttactatgctcactatctgggtaATGGACTCATTCATATTCCaagcctcagcatcacacaacacacccatgtaacaaacctacaagTGTATacccctgtattagtctgttcttgcattgctataaagaactacctgagactgggtaatttataaagaaaataggtttcaatgactcacagttccagaggctgtacaggaagcatggctgggaaggcctcaggaaacttacacttacggcagaaggcaaaaaggaagcaggcacatcttcacatggcagagcaggagagagagcgaAGGTGGAAGTGCTacacgcttttaaacaaccagatcttgtgggaactcactcactatcatgagaacagcaagggggaagtctgcccccaagatccaatctcctcccaccaggcccctcctccaacactgaggattacaattccatgtgagatttggatggggacacagaaccaatcCGTATCAACTCCTGAATCTAAAAACAAGTTgaaattatagaaaagaaaaaaataataaaaaatttaagaaagaaaagtgagcTGCAAAGCTTACCTAATCAAGAAGGGCACAATCCACAATACACACCTCAGGTTTGATTATAGAGaacagtattaaaaaaagaataattctacAGATGGCAGAACAATGAATAGCAAAATTAAAAGGAGTTCCTTTCAGAGAACAGAATTAACACCTTAAAAGGAACTTCTACCACTTCTGGTATATTGCAGTGGGAAGACTGTGGCTTCACAATGCCTGCCCAGTTGGATTTCAGAGTACTAAGGCCTAGTGGTTGCCGTGTGTCACAATTATCTTCCTTTGAACATGGTAGTTTTGATTTAGCTCTCCTGTACCTGCATTGTCATTGGTTGCTGGGTAACAGGAAGAAATGgcccatttgtttgtttcataattTGCTGAACAAAAGGAGCCATAGGAAGACACGATGGAGAGAATTTCATGTTATCTAGAGATCCTAGATTTTGAGCTGGCGGGGAccataaggtttttttttccttaggggtTTGTGTTCTGCTTATGAGACAAAAGGAACAGATGGATATTTGAGAACAAGAAGGCTATTCTGTGGCTGAAGCTTGAGAAGCTCACCCAAATCTGTGTCTCCCTCTTATTTCTGAGCACACCAGTAAACTACATTTCTTAACTTTGTGAGATTGACAGGGCTATGTGACCAAGTTCTACACAAGTCGATAAGAACTGAGGGATGCGTGCTGTTTCTTGTTCCAAGTGGGTAAGTGCAGGGGCACCTTTATATTCAGTCTATTTCCCTGTTCTTGTGCTTGGATTTATAGGGCACAGCACTCAGAGATGGTGAGACATATGAAGGAAGGACTGTCTCTTCATGACTCTGTGTAACAAAGACTTTACTAACCCATATTGGACTTTTATATGAGTGCAAGGTAACTTTTACTCGATGAAGCTCCAACAACATAGGGGAGTGTTGTTATAGTAGCTAACCTATGCTGACTAGCATCATTGCAACACCTTTTTTTCTGCTTGGCTAATTGGTTTGGTGCTAGGAGGCACTTATATTTGGATATGATGGTAGATTTTTACCTACTAATTAAACAAGAAAACCCTTAGGGTAATACAACTTTTAGGGTAATCATTTTTCATATAggctttgtaattttaaataacgCAATCAAGTAAAAATGCCAT
This Rhinopithecus roxellana isolate Shanxi Qingling chromosome 8, ASM756505v1, whole genome shotgun sequence DNA region includes the following protein-coding sequences:
- the LOC104674016 gene encoding small proline-rich protein 2B-like, which gives rise to MSYQQQQCKQPCQPPPVCPTPKCPEPCPPPKCPEPCPPPKCPQPSPPQQCQQKYPPVTPSPPCQPKYPPKSK